In bacterium, a genomic segment contains:
- a CDS encoding sigma 54-interacting transcriptional regulator, translating into MFAAYYTFDDIIGLDAVKSKARKLATLDVNVLIFGESGTGKELFAHAIHGGSRRAGGRFVAVNCGAVPETLFESELFGYQQGAFTDARKNYQGKIAHAHGGTMFFDEVGDLPLESQGKLLRVLETKKICPLGSNEERAVDVRFIFATNRDLKEMVGGKQFREDLYYRINTPVIVIPPLRDRRYEIPDLVQYFMQKLLDSPVKFTAGISSEAVKKLSEYDFPGNVRELEAVLRTAYFMCAGDVIEARDLVIESRQDDCSNGHHYIGSFDNNGNGSNGGRFIPLSLSFNEKVDRFKIKLIQECLRKHDDDVKKACAELGISERQVYRYLRKAKKR; encoded by the coding sequence ATGTTCGCCGCGTATTACACATTTGACGATATCATCGGACTCGATGCGGTAAAATCAAAAGCCCGGAAACTTGCCACCCTCGATGTCAATGTATTGATCTTCGGCGAAAGCGGAACCGGCAAGGAATTATTCGCACACGCCATCCACGGCGGCAGCCGCCGGGCAGGCGGGCGTTTTGTTGCCGTCAATTGCGGCGCAGTGCCGGAAACTCTTTTTGAATCGGAATTGTTCGGGTACCAGCAGGGCGCGTTTACTGATGCCCGCAAGAACTATCAGGGTAAGATCGCGCACGCTCACGGCGGAACCATGTTCTTTGATGAGGTCGGCGATCTGCCGCTGGAATCGCAGGGAAAGTTGCTGCGCGTGCTGGAGACTAAAAAGATCTGCCCGCTGGGAAGCAACGAGGAAAGAGCGGTCGATGTCAGGTTCATTTTTGCGACCAACAGGGATCTGAAGGAGATGGTCGGCGGCAAGCAGTTTCGCGAGGACCTTTATTACAGGATCAACACTCCCGTGATCGTGATCCCTCCTCTCAGGGATCGCAGGTATGAGATCCCTGATCTCGTACAGTACTTCATGCAAAAGCTGCTGGACAGCCCGGTAAAGTTCACTGCCGGCATAAGCAGCGAAGCGGTTAAAAAGCTCTCTGAATACGATTTCCCCGGTAACGTGCGGGAACTGGAAGCTGTTTTAAGGACCGCGTACTTCATGTGCGCGGGCGACGTGATCGAGGCGCGCGACCTGGTGATCGAATCGCGCCAGGATGATTGCAGCAACGGTCATCATTATATCGGCAGTTTCGATAACAACGGCAATGGCAGCAACGGGGGGAGATTTATTCCCTTGTCCTTGTCTTTTAATGAAAAGGTCGATCGTTTTAAAATCAAATTGATCCAGGAATGCTTAAGAAAACATGATGATGATGTCAAAAAGGCGTGCGCGGAACTTGGCATCTCGGAGCGGCAGGTGTACAGGTACTTGAGGAAAGCGAAGAAGAGATGA